In Bradyrhizobium diazoefficiens, the following are encoded in one genomic region:
- a CDS encoding sigma-54 dependent transcriptional regulator yields MRELGTVLIVARSGPEWAAIAETLSDEYDYRVLTADSVDGALAALADAHVDIALVEYGAEAKGLKLLVDMRISHPDVIRILALDAKTELGQREMAPAGIHQLIRKPLDARQIGLMVERGLEVRELARRHRLLTREFKFPANAAGIHTRHALPLPPESRRFEKLVYVSEKLHDLCELARKAAKTELPILVQGATGTGKELLARAIHYNSGRRDSPLLVQNCGGMSDELLQSELFGHKRGAFTGAVSDRLGLFRAADRGTVFLDEISEVSPSFQVSLLRFLQEGEVKPLGSDKIVTSNVRIIAASNRSLRALVATGVFRQDLYFRLRGFELEVPPLRDRPDDIPVLAEFFAAKHSDAMGRKILGISAAVLEKLVGYEFPGNVRELENEIRRMVSLTEEGEYLTTKHMSPAILAAPPRRLNSSAGYSLQGTTLKEKVECLEKQVVSEVLSRHRWNQSKAANELGLSRVGLANKIKRYSLDEAQ; encoded by the coding sequence ATGCGCGAACTAGGGACAGTGCTGATTGTCGCGCGGAGCGGCCCGGAATGGGCGGCCATCGCCGAGACGTTGTCGGACGAATATGACTACCGCGTTCTGACGGCCGATTCGGTGGATGGTGCGTTGGCCGCGCTGGCCGATGCACACGTGGATATTGCGCTCGTTGAGTACGGCGCCGAGGCAAAAGGCCTAAAATTACTGGTCGATATGCGAATTTCGCACCCGGATGTGATCCGGATCCTCGCACTCGACGCCAAGACCGAGCTCGGCCAGCGTGAGATGGCACCGGCGGGAATCCATCAGCTGATTCGGAAGCCCCTGGATGCCAGGCAGATCGGTCTGATGGTTGAGCGGGGGCTGGAGGTGCGCGAACTGGCAAGGCGACATCGCTTGCTGACCCGTGAGTTCAAGTTTCCCGCGAACGCAGCTGGAATTCACACCCGGCATGCTCTGCCGCTGCCGCCCGAAAGCCGCCGGTTCGAGAAGCTCGTCTACGTCAGCGAAAAGCTGCATGATCTGTGCGAGCTCGCGCGCAAGGCAGCAAAGACAGAGTTGCCAATCCTGGTCCAGGGCGCGACCGGCACGGGCAAGGAGCTATTGGCCCGCGCGATCCATTACAACTCAGGCCGTCGCGACAGCCCTTTGCTCGTCCAGAACTGTGGCGGTATGTCTGATGAATTGCTGCAGTCAGAGCTGTTTGGTCACAAGCGCGGCGCCTTCACGGGCGCCGTATCAGACCGGCTCGGATTGTTTCGGGCCGCAGACAGGGGCACTGTGTTTCTCGACGAGATATCCGAGGTATCCCCATCGTTTCAGGTGAGCCTGCTTCGATTTCTGCAGGAAGGAGAAGTGAAACCGCTGGGTTCGGACAAGATCGTCACCAGCAATGTGCGCATCATCGCCGCCTCCAATCGTTCGCTGAGGGCGCTGGTTGCCACTGGCGTGTTTCGGCAGGATCTCTACTTCCGCCTTCGTGGATTCGAGCTCGAGGTGCCTCCGTTGCGCGATCGGCCCGACGATATTCCAGTGCTCGCGGAATTCTTCGCAGCCAAACACAGCGATGCGATGGGACGGAAGATCCTAGGCATTTCCGCAGCCGTGCTGGAGAAGCTCGTCGGTTACGAGTTTCCGGGCAATGTGCGCGAGCTCGAAAATGAGATTCGCCGTATGGTCTCGCTGACGGAGGAGGGGGAGTACCTGACAACGAAGCACATGTCGCCGGCTATTCTCGCAGCCCCGCCGCGTCGTCTCAACTCTTCGGCCGGATATTCCCTGCAGGGGACCACGTTGAAGGAAAAGGTGGAGTGCCTCGAGAAGCAGGTGGTCAGTGAAGTTCTTTCAAGGCACCGCTGGAATCAGAGCAAGGCGGCGAACGAACTGGGGTTGTCGCGCGTTGGGCTTGCGAACAAGATCAAGCGATACAGCCTTGATGAGGCACAGTGA
- a CDS encoding hydrogenase: MANLLWLQGGACSGNTMSFLNAEEPSACDLVTDFGINILWHPSLGLELGENLQKLLNALTSGQMPLDIFVFEGTVVNAPKGTGEWNRFAGRPMKDWVSDLAKVASYTVAIGDCATWGGIPATAPNPSESQGLQFLKRQHGGYLGAAYKSKAGLPVINVPGCPAHPDWITQIVVAVATGRGADLSLDEFQRPKTFFTSFTQTGCTRNMHFAYKVSATEYGQRKGCLFYDLGCRGPMTHSPCNRILWNRQSSKTRAGMPCMGCTEPEFPFFDLAPGTVFKTQTLMGVPKDLPQGVDKSGYIKLTAAAKAASPAWAENDIFVV, from the coding sequence ATGGCTAATCTACTTTGGCTCCAGGGCGGAGCGTGCTCCGGAAACACGATGTCGTTTCTCAACGCCGAGGAGCCAAGCGCCTGTGATCTCGTCACTGATTTCGGTATCAACATCTTATGGCACCCCTCGCTCGGCCTCGAGCTTGGCGAAAATCTTCAGAAGCTCTTGAACGCGCTGACGTCCGGGCAGATGCCGCTCGACATCTTCGTCTTTGAAGGCACTGTCGTAAATGCCCCGAAGGGCACGGGCGAATGGAATCGTTTCGCCGGTCGGCCGATGAAGGACTGGGTCAGCGACCTTGCAAAGGTGGCGAGCTACACGGTTGCCATCGGCGATTGCGCGACATGGGGCGGCATCCCGGCGACGGCGCCAAACCCATCAGAAAGCCAGGGCTTGCAATTTCTCAAGCGCCAGCACGGCGGATACCTTGGCGCGGCCTACAAATCCAAGGCCGGCCTGCCGGTCATCAATGTGCCGGGATGTCCGGCACATCCGGACTGGATCACGCAGATTGTCGTTGCGGTCGCAACCGGACGAGGCGCTGATTTGTCGCTCGACGAGTTTCAGCGCCCGAAAACGTTCTTCACGAGCTTCACGCAGACCGGCTGTACCCGCAACATGCATTTTGCCTACAAGGTGTCAGCTACCGAATATGGACAGCGAAAGGGATGCCTGTTCTACGATCTCGGCTGCCGGGGTCCGATGACGCACTCCCCTTGCAATCGAATCCTCTGGAATCGCCAGTCCTCGAAGACCCGCGCCGGAATGCCGTGCATGGGCTGCACCGAGCCGGAGTTTCCGTTCTTCGACCTTGCGCCAGGTACCGTGTTCAAGACCCAGACGCTCATGGGCGTGCCCAAGGATCTTCCGCAAGGCGTCGACAAGTCCGGCTACATCAAGCTGACGGCCGCGGCAAAGGCCGCGTCTCCCGCCTGGGCCGAGAACGACATCTTCGTCGTTTGA
- a CDS encoding nickel-dependent hydrogenase large subunit, translating into MPTAVQTLDISPVGRVEGDLDVRVNIQDGVVVDAWTQAELFRGFEIILRDKDPQAGLVVTPRACGICGASHLTCAAWALDTAWQTEVPRNAILARNLGQLVESLQSLPRHHYGLFMIDYTHKNYSGSKYYEEAVKRWAPFTGSNYEIGVTISGKPVEIYALLGGQWPHSSYMVPGGVMCAPTLTDVTRAWSILEYFRREWMEKVWLGCSLERYEQIKSYDDFMAWLDEKPQHANSDLGLFWRMSMDCGMDKYGQGHGRFVSWGYLPHEDKYQKPTIEGRNAAVIMKSGVFDGHSDTFKLMDQKFTREDTAHAWYDEPGGLHPFDRKTVPTQKNTVDMGGKYSWSTAVRHDESGRLEAGPLSRQLIAGGKHGESWQHYDPLVLDMYKKLGGASVMLRHFARMHEGIKLYRQAEHALREFRLNDPWYIKPRERDGRGWGATEAIRGALCHWIEVKDGKIKNYQIIAPTTWNVGPRAADGTRGPMEQALIGSPIKDPRDPVEVGHVCRSYDSCLVCTVHAHDAKTGEELARFRTA; encoded by the coding sequence ATGCCAACAGCAGTACAGACTCTTGATATTTCGCCGGTCGGTCGCGTCGAAGGCGACCTCGACGTTCGCGTCAACATCCAGGATGGCGTCGTCGTGGATGCTTGGACGCAGGCCGAGTTGTTCCGCGGTTTCGAAATCATCCTGCGCGACAAGGATCCTCAAGCCGGTCTCGTGGTCACGCCTCGCGCCTGCGGCATCTGTGGTGCGTCGCATCTGACATGTGCCGCGTGGGCTCTGGACACGGCCTGGCAGACCGAAGTGCCGCGCAATGCCATCCTAGCCCGAAATCTTGGCCAGTTGGTCGAGAGCTTGCAGAGCCTGCCGCGCCATCACTACGGGCTCTTCATGATCGATTACACCCACAAGAACTATTCCGGCTCGAAATACTATGAAGAGGCCGTCAAGCGGTGGGCGCCGTTCACAGGCAGTAACTACGAAATCGGAGTGACGATTTCCGGCAAGCCCGTCGAGATCTATGCCCTTCTGGGTGGGCAATGGCCGCACTCGAGCTACATGGTGCCAGGGGGCGTGATGTGCGCGCCAACGCTCACCGACGTCACCAGAGCCTGGTCGATCCTCGAGTATTTCCGTCGCGAATGGATGGAAAAAGTCTGGCTCGGCTGCTCGCTGGAACGCTACGAGCAGATCAAGAGCTACGACGACTTCATGGCGTGGCTGGACGAAAAGCCGCAACATGCCAATTCCGACCTCGGCTTGTTCTGGCGCATGAGCATGGACTGCGGGATGGACAAATACGGTCAGGGACACGGCCGTTTCGTGTCCTGGGGGTACCTGCCGCACGAGGACAAATACCAGAAGCCCACAATCGAGGGGCGGAATGCGGCCGTCATCATGAAGAGCGGCGTCTTTGATGGTCACAGCGATACGTTCAAGCTGATGGACCAGAAATTTACCCGCGAAGACACCGCTCACGCCTGGTACGATGAGCCGGGCGGCCTTCATCCCTTCGATCGCAAGACCGTGCCGACCCAGAAGAACACTGTCGACATGGGTGGGAAGTATTCCTGGTCAACCGCCGTGCGGCACGACGAAAGCGGCCGTCTTGAGGCGGGGCCCCTGTCGCGCCAGCTGATCGCGGGCGGCAAGCATGGCGAGTCTTGGCAGCACTATGATCCCCTGGTGCTCGACATGTACAAGAAGCTCGGCGGCGCCAGCGTGATGTTGAGGCATTTCGCGCGCATGCACGAGGGCATCAAGCTCTACCGTCAGGCCGAGCACGCGCTTCGGGAGTTTCGCCTGAATGACCCCTGGTACATCAAGCCGAGGGAGCGGGACGGACGGGGTTGGGGAGCCACCGAGGCCATCCGGGGAGCTCTCTGCCACTGGATCGAGGTCAAGGACGGCAAAATCAAGAACTACCAGATCATCGCGCCGACGACCTGGAATGTTGGACCGAGAGCAGCCGATGGGACCCGTGGCCCGATGGAGCAGGCGCTGATCGGCTCGCCGATCAAAGATCCGCGCGATCCCGTCGAGGTCGGCCATGTCTGCCGGTCCTATGACTCTTGCCTCGTCTGCACGGTGCATGCACATGATGCCAAGACGGGTGAGGAACTGGCGCGCTTTAGAACAGCCTGA
- a CDS encoding hydrogenase maturation protease: MITVVACGNANRSDDGVGLTVLQLLKSRDLARDPLVRLLDAGTDGMAAMFAARGCRTLIVIDACQSGSEPGAIFEVPGSELTQRYAPSLNLHDFRWDHALYAGKAIFRDAFPDDVVVFLIEAQCLDLGLAISEPVTAAASKVADRIEELVLARLSKASSS; encoded by the coding sequence ATGATTACCGTCGTCGCCTGCGGAAATGCAAATCGCTCGGACGATGGGGTGGGGCTTACCGTTCTCCAATTGCTCAAGAGCCGAGATCTCGCTCGAGACCCGCTCGTGCGCCTGCTCGATGCCGGAACGGATGGCATGGCGGCGATGTTTGCGGCTCGCGGATGTCGGACGCTGATCGTCATCGATGCGTGCCAGTCCGGATCGGAGCCTGGTGCGATCTTCGAGGTGCCGGGAAGCGAGCTGACGCAACGTTACGCCCCAAGCCTCAATCTTCACGATTTTCGCTGGGATCATGCGCTGTATGCCGGAAAAGCGATCTTTCGCGACGCGTTTCCTGACGATGTCGTGGTTTTTCTGATCGAGGCGCAATGCCTCGATCTCGGACTCGCGATCTCCGAACCGGTCACCGCCGCGGCGTCGAAAGTCGCCGATCGCATCGAGGAGCTTGTCCTAGCCCGATTGTCGAAAGCCTCGAGCAGCTGA
- a CDS encoding NifU family protein, translated as MGAYKLAIEALNAEAFRRLIRALKTDPAALAAMQAAAKDEVVYAVLRRYELLKPSLNERVEQALDSVRPMLKSHGGDVELVGVRPPSVEVRFKGACDSCPASTLTFHAGVKKALQDGCPEITEVIQVKRMAGGSENGVRFVSPFALNAEGNWNPVGILSDFADGAIHAIEVGGQKVILSRNGASITCFQNACAHLGFPIHDGEVANGIITCPHHGFQYDLASGECLTAPEVQLQPHAVRIVGSKVEIRISA; from the coding sequence GTGGGCGCCTACAAGCTCGCGATCGAGGCGCTCAATGCCGAAGCGTTTCGACGCCTGATACGCGCCCTGAAGACTGACCCGGCTGCGCTCGCAGCAATGCAAGCCGCCGCCAAGGACGAAGTCGTTTATGCCGTGCTGCGGCGGTACGAGCTCTTGAAGCCGAGCCTGAACGAGCGCGTCGAGCAGGCGCTGGATAGTGTCCGGCCGATGCTTAAATCGCACGGTGGTGACGTGGAGCTGGTCGGCGTGCGCCCGCCAAGCGTCGAGGTCCGCTTCAAGGGCGCCTGCGATAGCTGTCCTGCGTCCACTCTGACGTTTCATGCCGGCGTGAAGAAGGCGCTTCAGGATGGCTGCCCGGAGATCACCGAGGTCATTCAAGTCAAGCGAATGGCCGGCGGTTCGGAGAATGGCGTCCGGTTCGTCAGCCCCTTTGCGCTGAACGCAGAAGGCAACTGGAATCCGGTCGGGATTTTGTCAGACTTTGCCGACGGTGCCATCCATGCAATCGAAGTGGGCGGACAAAAAGTCATTCTGTCGCGCAACGGCGCATCGATCACCTGTTTCCAGAACGCCTGCGCGCATCTGGGGTTTCCGATCCATGATGGCGAGGTGGCAAACGGCATCATCACCTGCCCGCATCATGGTTTCCAATACGATCTTGCCAGTGGCGAATGCCTCACCGCGCCCGAGGTGCAACTCCAGCCGCACGCCGTGAGGATTGTCGGATCAAAGGTCGAGATAAGGATTTCAGCGTAG
- a CDS encoding NHL repeat-containing protein, translating into MVTSAAIVSLTRQRLHARDNHVPRRFMSASGARVILGGEVTSDGLVQSIVPSARTLFGPRGVCLAGANGPLFVCDTGHHRLLIWSRLPSEDQVPADLLIGQADFSREGRNAKSDIGPATFNVPTGVAAADGVLAVADAWNHRILIWYGYPLRSNQPADVVLGQADFTGGLANRGNSAPYDNTLNWCYGVAIANGKLIVCDTGNRRVLVWNELPKANGTPADLVLGQKDFTTRDDNAGASASALGMRWPHGIACPKGALVISDAGNNRVMVWRCFPSVCGTPSDFVLGQDDFARVDHNRTAYDPSSSAMSMPYGLAVWDDQLVVCDTANSRLLGFELDELSMDAPATGLAAQHGFADKGDNRWCAASRDSLCWPYDASPSSQTLAIADTGNNRILLWEMAP; encoded by the coding sequence ATGGTCACGTCCGCCGCAATCGTTAGTCTGACCCGGCAACGCCTGCATGCGCGCGACAATCATGTGCCGCGCCGGTTCATGTCGGCGAGCGGTGCTCGCGTGATCCTGGGCGGGGAAGTGACCTCGGACGGGCTCGTGCAATCGATCGTGCCGTCGGCCCGCACGTTGTTCGGCCCCCGCGGGGTCTGCCTTGCCGGCGCCAATGGACCATTATTCGTTTGCGACACTGGCCACCACCGTCTCTTGATCTGGAGCCGGTTGCCGTCCGAGGACCAAGTTCCCGCTGACCTCCTGATCGGCCAGGCCGACTTCTCGCGCGAAGGGCGGAATGCGAAGAGTGACATTGGCCCGGCGACGTTCAACGTGCCGACCGGGGTTGCCGCGGCGGACGGCGTGCTGGCGGTCGCCGATGCCTGGAATCACCGGATCCTGATCTGGTACGGCTACCCCCTCAGGTCAAACCAGCCGGCTGATGTGGTTCTCGGTCAGGCGGACTTCACGGGCGGCCTTGCCAATCGCGGCAACTCCGCGCCGTACGACAATACGTTGAACTGGTGCTATGGCGTCGCAATCGCTAATGGCAAGCTGATCGTCTGCGACACGGGCAATCGCCGTGTCCTGGTGTGGAACGAGCTTCCCAAGGCCAATGGCACGCCGGCCGATCTGGTGCTCGGCCAGAAAGACTTCACGACGCGCGACGACAATGCCGGCGCCAGCGCCAGTGCATTGGGGATGCGATGGCCACACGGCATCGCTTGTCCGAAAGGCGCGCTAGTCATCTCGGACGCCGGCAACAATCGCGTGATGGTGTGGCGGTGCTTTCCGTCCGTTTGCGGGACACCCAGTGATTTCGTGCTCGGTCAGGATGACTTTGCTCGAGTCGATCACAATCGGACCGCTTACGATCCGTCCTCCAGCGCCATGAGCATGCCCTATGGGCTCGCCGTCTGGGACGATCAGCTTGTGGTCTGCGATACCGCGAACTCTCGGTTGCTTGGCTTTGAGCTCGATGAACTTTCGATGGATGCGCCCGCAACTGGGCTGGCGGCCCAGCATGGGTTCGCTGACAAGGGCGATAATCGCTGGTGCGCCGCCTCTCGCGACAGCCTGTGCTGGCCCTATGACGCGTCACCCTCCAGTCAAACTCTTGCGATCGCCGATACCGGCAACAACCGAATTCTACTCTGGGAGATGGCGCCGTGA
- the hypF gene encoding carbamoyltransferase HypF — protein MNGLGPVLEKALVEAFEIRVRGRVQGVGFRPTVWRHARQLGLGGEVLNDGEGVLVRARGERAVVNTLIERIVSEPPPLSRIDGIEIHVYDGALLDEFVIAESVAGAAHTEVSPDAALCADCARETLDPFERRFRYPFTNCTNCGPRLSIVDGIPYDRAKTAMAPFAMCADCAREYRDPSDRRFHAEPVACHACGPRAKLIRLDGRPVTFEQFSMLDDVDAACTLIQKGEIVAIKGLGGYQIACDATRADTVARLRKLKRRDGKPFALMARDVAIVRRYCSLDEQEQAELTGPAAPIALLRADGPERLPGDIAPGLRTLGFMLPTTPLHLLLLRRMDRPVVMTSGNLSNEPQVTEDHEVRERLGEIASFALTHDRRIANRVDDSVIRVISGRLRLLRRARGYAPAPLALPKGFEAAPDLLAFGGELKATFCLIKDGAAILSQHQGDLEDVSTSDDYAKNLSLYASLFQHVPTALVADMHPEYLSSKRARMAAEEGAVPLIEVQHHHAHIASCLAENGYPLNAPPVLGIVLDGLGWGEGSALWGGEFLLADYCRYERRGTFKPVAMLGGAQAAREPWRNLYAYLTAEMSWGELTMNFRELELYSFLETKPRAMLDAMLRSRLGAPLASSCGRLFDAVAAAVGVCRDLQSYEGEAAARLEALVDEDLLFEEDDRLAYPLTIPNLRGSGMPYVEPLAMWHAVLGDLILKTPASVIATRFHKGLAKAIVAMTRKLAENPDGAERNFSTVALSGGCFQNRILFQEVARRLERDDFTVLSHAHIPANDGGLALGQAAIGAAHLIASIKSSREGNQPCVSAFPGRS, from the coding sequence GTGAACGGTCTTGGTCCTGTCCTCGAGAAGGCATTGGTCGAAGCGTTCGAGATCCGGGTGCGCGGCCGTGTCCAAGGGGTGGGATTTCGGCCGACGGTATGGCGTCATGCGCGGCAACTCGGTCTCGGCGGCGAAGTCTTAAACGATGGCGAAGGCGTCCTGGTCCGCGCAAGAGGTGAGCGGGCCGTGGTCAACACGCTTATCGAGCGCATCGTGAGCGAACCGCCGCCGTTGAGCCGGATCGATGGCATCGAAATCCACGTGTATGATGGAGCGCTGCTCGACGAATTCGTGATTGCCGAGAGTGTAGCGGGCGCCGCGCACACCGAGGTGTCTCCCGATGCGGCCCTGTGCGCCGACTGCGCCCGCGAGACGCTGGATCCGTTCGAGCGACGGTTTCGCTACCCCTTCACCAACTGCACCAATTGCGGGCCTCGCCTGAGCATCGTTGACGGCATTCCCTATGACCGCGCCAAGACCGCAATGGCGCCATTTGCGATGTGCGCTGACTGCGCCCGCGAATATCGCGATCCATCCGACCGGCGCTTCCATGCCGAGCCGGTCGCCTGTCACGCCTGCGGTCCCCGGGCGAAGCTGATCCGCCTGGACGGACGGCCCGTCACCTTCGAGCAGTTTTCCATGCTGGACGACGTGGATGCCGCGTGCACCCTGATCCAGAAGGGCGAAATCGTCGCCATCAAGGGGCTCGGCGGCTACCAGATCGCCTGCGATGCCACACGAGCCGACACGGTGGCACGCCTGCGCAAGCTCAAGCGGCGGGACGGCAAGCCCTTCGCGCTGATGGCGCGGGATGTCGCAATCGTGCGCCGATACTGCAGTTTGGATGAGCAAGAACAGGCCGAGCTCACCGGTCCGGCAGCTCCCATTGCGCTCTTGCGCGCCGACGGGCCCGAGCGTCTGCCCGGCGACATCGCGCCAGGATTGCGGACGCTCGGTTTCATGCTTCCGACCACGCCGCTGCATCTGTTGCTGTTGCGGCGCATGGACCGCCCGGTGGTCATGACCAGCGGCAATCTGTCCAACGAGCCTCAGGTTACCGAAGATCATGAGGTCCGCGAACGCTTAGGAGAAATAGCAAGTTTTGCGCTGACCCATGATCGAAGGATCGCCAACCGCGTGGACGATTCCGTCATTCGGGTGATCAGCGGGAGGTTACGTCTGTTGCGCCGTGCCAGAGGTTATGCGCCGGCGCCGCTGGCTCTGCCAAAAGGATTCGAAGCCGCACCCGATCTGCTGGCATTTGGGGGCGAACTCAAGGCGACGTTCTGCCTCATCAAGGATGGTGCGGCCATTCTGTCCCAACACCAGGGTGATCTGGAAGATGTGTCCACCTCTGACGATTACGCCAAAAACCTTTCGCTCTATGCTTCGCTCTTTCAGCATGTTCCGACCGCCCTAGTTGCCGATATGCATCCGGAATATCTGTCCTCCAAGCGTGCGCGTATGGCCGCTGAAGAGGGCGCAGTCCCCCTGATCGAGGTTCAGCACCATCACGCCCACATCGCGTCCTGTCTTGCCGAAAATGGCTACCCGCTAAACGCGCCGCCTGTCTTGGGCATCGTGCTCGATGGCCTGGGGTGGGGTGAGGGCAGTGCACTCTGGGGTGGTGAGTTCCTGCTTGCGGACTATTGCCGCTATGAGCGTCGTGGGACTTTCAAGCCGGTCGCGATGCTCGGCGGCGCGCAAGCCGCGCGTGAACCGTGGCGCAACCTCTACGCCTATTTGACGGCCGAGATGAGCTGGGGCGAACTCACCATGAACTTCCGCGAGCTCGAGCTCTATTCTTTCCTCGAGACCAAACCGCGCGCCATGCTGGACGCCATGCTCCGGAGCAGGTTGGGCGCGCCGCTCGCGTCCTCCTGTGGCCGGCTGTTCGACGCCGTGGCCGCAGCGGTTGGCGTATGCCGCGACCTCCAGTCCTACGAGGGAGAGGCGGCGGCGCGGCTCGAGGCGCTTGTCGATGAGGATCTGCTGTTCGAGGAAGACGACCGGCTAGCCTATCCGCTGACGATTCCGAATCTGCGCGGCTCAGGTATGCCCTACGTCGAGCCGCTCGCGATGTGGCATGCGGTGCTGGGCGACCTGATCCTGAAGACACCAGCCTCAGTCATCGCGACGCGCTTCCACAAGGGACTGGCCAAGGCCATCGTCGCCATGACACGCAAGCTTGCTGAAAATCCAGACGGGGCCGAACGTAACTTCTCTACCGTCGCACTCAGTGGCGGCTGCTTTCAAAACCGCATTCTGTTCCAAGAGGTTGCGCGCCGGCTGGAGCGGGACGATTTCACCGTGCTGTCACACGCTCACATTCCTGCAAACGACGGAGGGCTGGCGCTCGGCCAGGCTGCCATCGGCGCGGCGCATCTTATTGCATCAATCAAAAGCTCCAGGGAAGGAAACCAACCATGTGTCTCGGCATTCCCGGGCAGATCATAA
- a CDS encoding HypC/HybG/HupF family hydrogenase formation chaperone, producing the protein MCLGIPGQIIRIDDTTRKLATVDVSGVKRQVNIACIVSEDHPVDACVGDWVLVHVGFAMSRIDEQEAAQTLKILTELGEAQAEIEAMRRSAAQTGG; encoded by the coding sequence ATGTGTCTCGGCATTCCCGGGCAGATCATAAGGATCGACGACACGACGCGGAAGCTTGCCACCGTCGACGTCAGCGGTGTCAAGCGACAGGTCAACATTGCCTGCATTGTCAGCGAGGACCATCCCGTGGACGCCTGTGTCGGCGATTGGGTGCTGGTGCATGTCGGCTTTGCCATGAGCCGGATCGACGAACAGGAAGCCGCACAAACCTTGAAGATTCTCACCGAACTCGGTGAAGCCCAGGCTGAGATCGAGGCCATGAGGCGCTCGGCAGCCCAAACCGGAGGGTAG
- a CDS encoding SIS domain-containing protein, with amino-acid sequence MSGNSELKALYPFLHGEQQDPARLEAALLLSVEEKARDSRETNARFFGENAEVLVAAAKAIADVYRGGGRLFSMGNGGSSCDASHVAVEFVHPITAGRPALAAINLVADLAMISAVGNDLGFEHVFVRQIVAQGRKGDALVGISTSGNSSNLMAAFAKAKEMGIVTVGLAGGDGGKMKTSGVVDYCLVVPTTSIHRTQECHVIAYHILWDLVHTLLADDRGSARSKGAAA; translated from the coding sequence ATGTCAGGCAATAGCGAACTCAAGGCGCTCTATCCGTTCCTGCACGGTGAACAGCAGGACCCGGCGCGGCTCGAGGCCGCGCTGCTGCTCTCCGTCGAGGAGAAGGCGCGCGATTCTCGCGAAACCAATGCTCGCTTTTTTGGCGAGAACGCGGAAGTGCTGGTGGCCGCGGCCAAGGCGATCGCCGACGTCTATCGGGGTGGTGGCCGGCTGTTTTCCATGGGCAATGGCGGCTCGAGCTGCGACGCCTCTCATGTCGCCGTGGAGTTTGTCCACCCGATCACGGCGGGACGGCCGGCGCTGGCAGCGATCAATTTGGTCGCCGATCTCGCCATGATTTCCGCGGTTGGCAACGATCTTGGCTTCGAGCACGTATTCGTCCGCCAGATCGTCGCCCAGGGGCGGAAAGGCGACGCGCTGGTCGGTATCTCCACCAGTGGCAATTCCTCGAATCTGATGGCCGCGTTCGCCAAGGCCAAGGAGATGGGCATCGTCACTGTCGGGCTTGCCGGCGGCGACGGCGGCAAGATGAAAACCTCAGGCGTTGTCGACTACTGCCTGGTCGTCCCTACGACCTCAATCCACCGCACGCAGGAATGCCACGTGATCGCGTACCATATTCTCTGGGATCTCGTTCATACGTTGCTTGCCGATGACCGCGGATCGGCGCGAAGCAAGGGAGCCGCCGCATGA